The following are from one region of the Paenibacillus sp. KS-LC4 genome:
- a CDS encoding MDR family MFS transporter translates to MSASQSRLGFVVAGLLLAIFVASIDNTIVSTAMATIVSDLGGMDKFVWVTSAYLVTEMAGMPIFGKLSDMYGRKRFFVLGIFLFLLGSVLCGTAESITQLSIYRAIQGIGGGAMLPIAFTIVFDVFPAEKRGKMGGLFGAVFGTSSLFGPLVGAYFTDYINWRWIFYINIPFGIVALLFILLFYKESMEHSKQKIDWWGAATLVGSIVSLMFALELGGNEYAWDSTQILGLFATFAILFILFIFVERKAAEPIISFKMFRVRLYGASTGAALFYGAAFITAALYIPIFVQGVYGGTATSSGLMLLPMTLGSVFAAQMGGVLANKMPYRNVMVLSAIIFIAGIVLLSTISPETTKWTLAFFMFITGFGIGFSFSVLGMSTIHSFDMRQRGSANATMSFIRSFGMTVGITVFGIIQRNSFTNGMTDAFSGGSGGAALPTENVRQILTPEKRESIPVEIMDKIIGALSHSISTTFMWSIVPAMLALACVLLMGNASMKELIERERMQAGKMAKGK, encoded by the coding sequence ATGTCTGCGAGTCAAAGTAGACTTGGCTTCGTCGTGGCAGGATTATTGCTGGCTATCTTCGTTGCATCAATTGATAATACGATTGTTTCAACGGCTATGGCAACGATTGTGAGCGATTTAGGCGGTATGGACAAATTTGTATGGGTCACCTCCGCCTATTTGGTAACGGAGATGGCGGGAATGCCTATTTTCGGCAAGCTGTCCGATATGTACGGCAGAAAACGATTTTTCGTATTAGGCATTTTCTTATTTTTACTCGGCTCGGTACTTTGCGGAACCGCAGAGTCCATTACACAGCTCAGCATTTACCGGGCTATTCAAGGTATCGGTGGCGGCGCCATGCTGCCGATTGCCTTCACGATTGTATTTGACGTGTTTCCGGCTGAAAAACGGGGCAAAATGGGCGGCTTGTTTGGAGCCGTATTTGGCACCTCAAGCTTATTCGGCCCGTTGGTTGGCGCCTATTTTACCGACTACATCAACTGGCGCTGGATTTTTTATATTAATATTCCGTTTGGTATTGTAGCTTTGCTATTTATTTTATTGTTTTACAAGGAATCAATGGAGCACTCCAAGCAGAAAATTGATTGGTGGGGAGCCGCAACACTTGTAGGCTCGATTGTCAGCTTAATGTTTGCTCTGGAGCTCGGCGGCAATGAATATGCTTGGGATTCGACCCAAATTTTAGGGCTGTTCGCCACTTTCGCAATTTTGTTTATCCTATTTATTTTTGTGGAGCGCAAGGCGGCTGAGCCGATTATTTCGTTCAAGATGTTCCGTGTGCGCCTGTATGGCGCAAGCACGGGAGCGGCTCTATTTTATGGCGCAGCCTTTATTACAGCAGCTTTGTACATTCCGATTTTTGTGCAGGGAGTGTATGGAGGCACAGCTACTAGCTCGGGCCTAATGCTGCTGCCGATGACATTAGGCTCGGTATTTGCAGCGCAAATGGGCGGTGTTCTCGCTAATAAAATGCCATATCGCAATGTTATGGTGCTGTCCGCCATTATTTTTATTGCAGGCATTGTACTTCTCTCAACGATCAGTCCAGAAACGACTAAATGGACGCTCGCCTTCTTCATGTTCATTACCGGCTTTGGGATTGGCTTCTCGTTCTCGGTGCTCGGAATGTCTACCATTCACAGCTTCGATATGAGGCAGCGTGGCTCAGCGAATGCCACGATGTCCTTTATCCGTTCGTTCGGGATGACTGTAGGCATTACCGTGTTTGGGATTATTCAGCGCAACAGCTTTACGAATGGCATGACCGACGCTTTTTCAGGCGGCAGTGGCGGAGCGGCGCTTCCTACTGAAAATGTGCGGCAAATTTTAACCCCTGAAAAAAGGGAGTCTATTCCAGTCGAAATCATGGACAAAATCATTGGCGCGCTGTCTCATTCGATTTCCACAACGTTTATGTGGTCGATTGTGCCGGCTATGCTTGCGCTTGCTTGTGTACTGCTGATGGGTAATGCCTCGATGAAGGAACTGATTGAGAGGGAACGAATGCAGGCAGGCAAAATGGCTAAGGGGAAATAA
- a CDS encoding extracellular solute-binding protein — protein MAQQLTGTKKVLSVMILATALAGCSNSGAPAATDGNAAPAASAAVETGPAYNGSGPITDQANQELSFLGTNAWTTNVDLATADIVKEIEKNANVKVNWQLLPPQNYADSVGPRLAAGTDLPDIVYLPDKDMTMKYLSGGMFLPLNELYEKYGVNMKKLYEKSPDIKASLTTPDGNIYYVPQQTLTKNYMPEFMVNERWLKKLGLEEPTTLDEFTEMLKKFKTDDPNGNGKQDEIPMSMDPKFIPMAFGPVFGMDLSSKFYADDSGKVHYGYYEPVYKEYLTYLKGLYDDGLLGVDFASTTADQVTSRFSQNVTGVTFNFSWYTSMVYSPLFADYNPEEPLIQGILPLKGPHGDQFYVGRTPVSGIFGISKNAKNPELAFKFLDYAIGEEAQTYYTWGIKGVTYEEKDGKKVFTEKGKDNDFIQKLGIGPVNLPSAQSTDSADSIVAPWHKERDKELEQYIRPPFPDVYALPEEASVENMSMPDIQTYVDEMNLKFITGKESLDQFDAYITNLKNMNIEQIIAGRQAQYDRYLAASKS, from the coding sequence ATGGCACAACAGTTAACAGGGACGAAAAAAGTATTGTCGGTCATGATTTTGGCAACAGCTTTGGCGGGATGCAGCAATAGTGGGGCGCCGGCAGCAACAGATGGCAATGCCGCACCAGCGGCAAGCGCAGCAGTAGAGACAGGACCCGCCTACAACGGATCAGGGCCGATAACCGACCAAGCTAATCAGGAGCTTTCCTTCCTAGGAACGAATGCATGGACGACGAATGTGGATCTGGCAACGGCGGATATCGTCAAGGAAATTGAGAAAAATGCCAACGTTAAAGTGAATTGGCAGCTGCTGCCTCCGCAAAACTACGCGGATTCTGTAGGGCCGAGGCTTGCAGCGGGTACGGATTTGCCAGACATTGTTTATTTGCCTGACAAGGATATGACGATGAAATACTTGAGCGGCGGCATGTTTTTGCCTCTTAATGAGCTGTATGAGAAATATGGCGTCAATATGAAGAAGCTTTATGAGAAATCGCCTGATATTAAGGCCAGCCTGACAACTCCAGATGGTAATATATATTATGTCCCACAACAAACGCTGACGAAAAATTACATGCCGGAGTTTATGGTGAATGAAAGATGGCTGAAAAAGCTAGGCCTAGAGGAGCCTACCACGCTCGACGAATTCACAGAAATGCTTAAAAAGTTCAAAACGGATGATCCGAATGGCAATGGCAAGCAGGATGAAATTCCAATGTCGATGGATCCGAAATTTATCCCGATGGCTTTTGGACCAGTGTTTGGTATGGACTTATCTAGTAAGTTTTACGCCGATGACAGCGGCAAAGTGCATTATGGGTACTACGAGCCGGTATACAAGGAATATTTGACTTACCTGAAAGGCTTGTATGACGATGGTTTGCTGGGCGTTGATTTTGCCAGTACGACAGCGGATCAAGTGACATCGAGATTTTCACAAAATGTAACTGGAGTGACGTTCAACTTCAGCTGGTATACTTCGATGGTTTACAGCCCGCTGTTTGCGGACTACAACCCGGAGGAGCCGCTCATCCAAGGCATTTTACCGCTGAAAGGGCCGCATGGTGATCAGTTTTATGTAGGCCGTACGCCAGTAAGCGGAATTTTCGGTATTTCCAAAAATGCAAAAAATCCTGAGCTGGCCTTCAAATTTTTGGACTATGCTATTGGCGAAGAAGCCCAAACATACTACACTTGGGGTATTAAAGGCGTAACGTACGAGGAGAAGGACGGCAAGAAGGTGTTCACCGAGAAGGGTAAGGACAATGACTTCATTCAAAAATTAGGCATTGGCCCAGTTAACCTGCCTAGCGCGCAATCGACAGATTCTGCGGATTCTATTGTAGCACCTTGGCACAAGGAACGCGACAAGGAGCTTGAGCAATACATCCGTCCTCCATTCCCTGACGTATATGCGCTGCCTGAGGAAGCAAGCGTTGAGAATATGTCCATGCCGGACATCCAAACGTATGTCGATGAAATGAATTTGAAATTCATTACAGGCAAAGAAAGTCTTGATCAATTCGATGCTTACATTACAAACTTGAAAAATATGAATATTGAACAAATCATTGCGGGCAGGCAAGCTCAGTACGACCGGTACTTGGCTGCCTCGAAATCCTAG
- a CDS encoding carbohydrate ABC transporter permease, whose translation MKKSSTDLIYYGLVYFITCVAILVTLYPFLYVVSVSFSSVSAIDKQQVFLYPVEFTISGYKMVLQYKELWVSFYNTVWYTVVGTTLNIVATCLAAFPLSRTQFFLRRKLNFFIAFTMYFSGGLIPLYMLLTTLGLYNTRWVMIVPVLVITFNVMICRSAFEGIPKEIFESASIDGANDITMLFRLAVPIVKPTLAVLTLYYAVFHWNNFFSALLYLGNQELQPLQIFLRRVLIMASPEIMQRMGGATSTASLAVSSLQVRYVSIVVSILPIIMIYPFIQRYFVKGITLGAVKG comes from the coding sequence ATGAAAAAGTCTAGCACAGATCTGATTTATTATGGCCTCGTGTACTTCATAACTTGCGTGGCCATACTCGTAACCTTATATCCTTTCCTTTATGTCGTCAGCGTATCTTTCAGCTCCGTCAGCGCGATTGACAAGCAGCAGGTGTTTTTATATCCAGTCGAATTCACGATTTCGGGGTATAAAATGGTGCTTCAATACAAGGAGCTGTGGGTTTCCTTTTACAATACGGTATGGTACACCGTTGTCGGAACGACGCTGAATATTGTCGCCACCTGCCTGGCAGCGTTCCCGCTGTCCAGAACGCAATTTTTCCTAAGACGCAAGCTGAATTTCTTTATTGCCTTTACGATGTATTTTTCCGGCGGATTAATTCCGCTCTACATGCTGCTGACGACACTAGGCCTATACAATACACGATGGGTTATGATTGTTCCAGTGCTCGTCATTACATTCAATGTCATGATTTGCCGCTCGGCCTTTGAAGGCATCCCGAAGGAAATATTCGAGAGCGCCTCCATCGACGGAGCGAATGATATTACAATGCTGTTCCGGCTCGCCGTGCCGATTGTCAAGCCAACGCTTGCGGTACTGACCTTGTATTACGCGGTGTTTCACTGGAACAATTTTTTCTCGGCGCTGCTTTATTTAGGCAATCAGGAGCTGCAGCCGCTGCAAATTTTTCTGCGAAGGGTGCTCATTATGGCCTCTCCGGAAATTATGCAGCGTATGGGAGGTGCGACGTCAACAGCCTCGCTTGCGGTATCCTCTCTGCAAGTCAGATATGTATCTATCGTCGTGAGCATCTTACCTATTATTATGATTTACCCCTTTATCCAGCGTTATTTCGTTAAAGGCATTACGCTTGGAGCTGTAAAAGGCTAA
- the era gene encoding GTPase Era, whose amino-acid sequence MSTPTTDNRTNGKFRSGFVAIIGRPNVGKSTLMNHLIGQKIAIMSDKPQTTRNKIHGVYTKDNTQIVFLDTPGIHKPQSKLGDYMMKTAQSALQEVEAALFLVDVADGIGGGDRFIIEQLKKVKTPIFLVLNKIDKIEPEQLLPIITQYKDLHDFAEIIPISALQGNNVATLMDQLVRYLPEGPQYYPADQITDHPEQFVVTELVREKILHMTREEIPHSIAVAIEDMKVQENGVVYIGCVIYVERDSQKGIIIGKKGALLKEVGKQARRDIEALLGSRTFLELWVKVKKDWRNQERVLKDLGFKHE is encoded by the coding sequence ATGAGTACACCTACAACTGACAACCGTACAAACGGCAAATTTCGTTCCGGCTTTGTAGCCATCATCGGCCGACCTAATGTGGGCAAGTCTACGCTGATGAATCATCTAATTGGGCAAAAAATTGCCATTATGTCGGACAAGCCCCAAACGACGCGCAACAAAATCCATGGCGTATATACGAAAGACAATACGCAAATCGTATTTCTGGACACGCCTGGCATACACAAGCCGCAGTCCAAGCTTGGCGACTACATGATGAAAACCGCGCAAAGCGCGCTTCAGGAGGTCGAAGCGGCTCTTTTCCTCGTTGATGTAGCTGATGGCATTGGCGGAGGCGACCGCTTTATTATCGAGCAATTAAAAAAGGTTAAAACACCGATTTTTCTCGTGCTGAACAAAATCGACAAAATCGAGCCGGAGCAGCTGCTGCCGATTATTACGCAATATAAAGATCTGCATGATTTTGCGGAGATCATTCCAATCTCGGCTTTGCAAGGCAATAATGTGGCGACGCTGATGGATCAACTGGTTCGCTATTTGCCAGAAGGCCCGCAATATTATCCTGCCGATCAAATTACAGATCACCCGGAGCAATTCGTTGTAACGGAGCTAGTGCGTGAGAAAATTTTGCATATGACGCGTGAGGAAATTCCACATTCCATTGCGGTTGCGATTGAGGACATGAAGGTGCAGGAGAATGGCGTAGTGTATATTGGCTGTGTCATCTATGTGGAGCGCGACTCCCAGAAGGGCATTATTATCGGCAAGAAGGGTGCCTTGCTCAAGGAAGTTGGCAAGCAGGCCCGCCGTGATATTGAAGCGCTGCTTGGGTCCCGTACGTTCCTTGAGCTGTGGGTTAAGGTTAAGAAGGATTGGCGGAATCAGGAAAGAGTGCTGAAGGATTTAGGCTTTAAACACGAATAG
- a CDS encoding pectinesterase family protein, giving the protein MNAEEAKVVPIIVAADGSGDFTTIQAAVDAVPATNQERVVIYVRNGVYKEKLHIEKPMISLIGENVNETIISFDDHATKAFPDGELYHTFYSYTVFVGANDFIGENMTMINSAGPGEKVGQAIALYTDGDRACFRNCRLIGHQDTLFTGPLPEVPIDRSFFGGPREGAPRRHSRQYYESCYIEGDVDFIFGSATALFNRCEIFAKNRGAKEPEAINGWIAAASTPAHLPYGYVFNECRLTGDAPAGSVYLGRPWRNHAKTIFIRCWMGEHIAPAGWDDWNKLDAHPTIEYAEYASTGPGGSNDKRTSWSQQLTSEQAEHYAPEQILAGADGWSPLQVERLLE; this is encoded by the coding sequence ATGAATGCAGAAGAAGCAAAGGTTGTCCCTATAATAGTAGCCGCTGACGGAAGCGGCGATTTTACGACTATTCAAGCAGCAGTGGATGCCGTACCAGCGACGAACCAGGAGCGGGTTGTCATTTATGTTCGAAATGGGGTTTATAAGGAAAAGCTTCATATCGAAAAGCCAATGATCAGCTTAATCGGCGAAAATGTGAATGAGACGATTATTAGCTTTGATGACCATGCGACAAAAGCATTTCCAGATGGCGAGCTCTATCATACGTTTTATTCGTATACGGTGTTCGTAGGAGCGAATGATTTTATAGGAGAAAATATGACGATGATCAATTCGGCAGGCCCCGGAGAAAAAGTAGGTCAAGCGATTGCGCTATACACCGATGGCGATCGCGCCTGCTTCCGCAACTGTCGCTTAATTGGCCATCAGGATACGCTGTTTACGGGTCCGCTGCCAGAAGTTCCAATTGACCGCAGTTTTTTTGGCGGTCCGCGGGAGGGAGCTCCAAGAAGGCATTCCCGACAATATTACGAGAGCTGTTATATCGAGGGCGATGTTGATTTTATATTTGGATCGGCCACGGCGCTGTTCAATCGCTGCGAGATTTTTGCTAAAAATCGCGGGGCGAAAGAGCCCGAAGCCATTAATGGATGGATTGCTGCTGCCTCTACCCCAGCGCATCTGCCTTACGGCTATGTATTCAACGAATGTCGTTTAACAGGTGATGCTCCAGCAGGCAGCGTATACTTAGGCAGGCCATGGCGCAACCATGCCAAAACGATTTTTATTCGCTGCTGGATGGGCGAGCATATTGCTCCTGCTGGGTGGGATGATTGGAATAAGCTTGATGCCCATCCTACAATTGAATATGCGGAATATGCAAGTACAGGACCAGGCGGCTCCAATGACAAGCGAACGAGCTGGTCGCAGCAGCTTACTTCCGAGCAAGCTGAGCATTATGCACCGGAGCAGATTTTGGCTGGTGCCGATGGCTGGTCTCCTCTTCAAGTGGAGCGGCTGCTGGAATAG
- a CDS encoding ABC transporter permease subunit, with amino-acid sequence MNSRTATLIRLIKRDKYLLLMFSPIFIYYLVIMYLPMPGVIMAFKNFTPGNGIFGGDWVGFKWFIQFYDSIYFWRLLRNTFLLAFLPLLFGFPIPILFAICVVEIKNRAFKRFAQTITYLPHFISTVVIAGMLINFLSPTDGIINILLGKIGIEPINFMMEPGWFRTIFTSSEIWQSFGFSSIIYIAAIMSIDPEMYDSGKIDGVNKFQELWHLTLPSIKPTIVILLLLSLGGIMSVGFEKVYLLYNAATYETGDVLSTYVYRMGIIGQNYSFATAIGVFNSIITFILVFAANQLTRRATNMSLW; translated from the coding sequence TTGAATAGCCGCACTGCGACTCTGATTAGGCTAATCAAACGGGACAAATATTTACTACTCATGTTTTCCCCTATTTTTATTTATTATTTGGTCATTATGTACTTACCGATGCCGGGCGTGATTATGGCCTTCAAAAACTTTACGCCGGGAAATGGCATCTTCGGCGGGGATTGGGTCGGGTTTAAATGGTTCATCCAATTTTATGACTCGATTTATTTTTGGAGATTGCTGCGCAACACCTTCTTGCTTGCTTTTCTGCCGTTGCTGTTCGGCTTTCCGATTCCAATTTTGTTCGCAATTTGCGTAGTCGAAATTAAAAACAGAGCATTTAAACGTTTCGCCCAAACGATTACGTATTTGCCGCATTTTATTTCAACCGTTGTCATCGCAGGCATGCTGATCAACTTCCTGTCGCCGACGGATGGCATCATCAATATTTTGCTAGGGAAGATAGGGATTGAGCCAATTAATTTCATGATGGAGCCGGGATGGTTCCGAACGATTTTCACTAGCTCGGAAATCTGGCAAAGCTTCGGCTTTAGCTCCATCATTTACATTGCAGCGATCATGAGTATTGATCCAGAAATGTATGATTCGGGAAAAATCGACGGGGTCAACAAATTTCAAGAGCTATGGCATTTAACGCTTCCAAGCATTAAACCTACAATTGTTATTTTACTGCTGCTTTCGCTTGGCGGCATTATGAGCGTAGGCTTCGAGAAAGTATATCTGCTTTATAACGCGGCAACGTATGAAACAGGAGATGTGCTTTCGACCTATGTATACCGGATGGGTATCATCGGACAAAACTACAGCTTCGCAACAGCCATTGGCGTATTCAATTCCATCATTACATTTATTCTTGTTTTTGCGGCGAATCAATTGACCCGACGGGCAACGAACATGTCGCTATGGTAA
- the cdd gene encoding cytidine deaminase, translated as MTVTYEGLQENYAALLNQAGEAMTRAYTPYSKFNVGAALLDNDGHVHFGCNVENAAYGPGNCAERTAMFRAIADGKQPGQFQAIAVIGNTEEPITPCGICRQVLVELLYPDTPVIMGNLRGNWSISTVSDLLPGAFTPMVLKKGQKEA; from the coding sequence ATGACAGTTACTTATGAAGGTTTACAGGAGAATTATGCTGCGCTGCTTAATCAGGCAGGCGAGGCGATGACGCGGGCATATACCCCATATTCCAAATTTAATGTTGGCGCTGCCCTGCTGGATAACGACGGGCATGTCCACTTTGGCTGCAATGTTGAAAATGCCGCTTATGGTCCTGGCAACTGCGCGGAGCGCACAGCTATGTTTCGGGCCATTGCCGATGGCAAGCAGCCAGGTCAATTTCAGGCAATAGCGGTTATTGGAAATACGGAAGAACCTATAACGCCATGTGGAATTTGCCGCCAGGTGCTCGTTGAGTTGCTTTACCCGGATACGCCAGTCATTATGGGCAATCTGCGAGGAAACTGGTCAATTTCGACCGTCTCGGACTTGCTGCCTGGAGCATTTACACCAATGGTATTGAAAAAGGGGCAAAAGGAAGCCTAA
- the recO gene encoding DNA repair protein RecO, protein MLYRVEGIVIRSMDYGENNKIINVLTNTNGKVGILIRGAKKARSRHASLAQPFTYAEFTFFRTSGLGTLNHGEILASNHLLREQLELTAYASYAAELTDRAMQEEDTSSFLFEQLKAYLSGLSEGKDPQIVSHLYEMRVLDMSGYAPVLDHCVECGGENTPFRISAAAGGVLCRRCGHKDPQGIVLSEAAYKLLRLFVRMDLRRLGSIQVKPETKQELKKVMRMLMDLHIGIPLKSRGFLDQLDKYSL, encoded by the coding sequence ATGCTGTATCGAGTGGAAGGCATCGTTATTCGCAGCATGGATTACGGGGAAAATAATAAAATCATTAATGTGCTGACGAATACGAATGGCAAGGTAGGAATATTAATACGCGGCGCGAAGAAGGCTCGGAGCAGGCACGCTTCTCTCGCGCAGCCCTTTACATATGCGGAGTTCACTTTTTTTCGCACAAGCGGACTGGGTACGTTGAATCATGGCGAGATTTTAGCCTCCAACCATCTGCTTCGCGAACAGCTGGAGCTGACTGCTTATGCTTCCTATGCGGCAGAATTAACGGATAGGGCGATGCAGGAGGAGGATACCAGCTCTTTTCTATTCGAGCAGCTGAAAGCTTATTTAAGCGGCTTGTCAGAAGGGAAGGACCCGCAAATTGTATCTCATCTTTACGAAATGAGAGTACTGGATATGTCGGGCTATGCACCTGTACTAGATCATTGTGTAGAATGCGGCGGGGAGAATACTCCCTTCCGTATTAGTGCGGCCGCAGGCGGTGTATTATGCCGTCGCTGTGGTCACAAAGACCCTCAAGGCATCGTATTGTCTGAAGCAGCGTATAAGCTGCTGCGGTTGTTTGTCCGAATGGATTTGCGCAGGCTGGGTTCCATACAAGTCAAGCCGGAAACAAAGCAGGAGCTCAAGAAGGTAATGCGTATGCTCATGGATTTGCATATTGGCATTCCTCTGAAGTCGCGCGGCTTTCTGGATCAGCTTGATAAATATAGCTTATAA
- a CDS encoding diacylglycerol kinase family protein has product MKKFMRSLGFAWAGIAFGVQNERHMRIHVLVAASVILLGAFLSLSGMEWALLLLTMALVIVAEMINTAVEKVVDLASPERHALAKTAKDVAAGAVLLAACFAVFIGFIILGPPLWQVITAGSQ; this is encoded by the coding sequence ATGAAAAAATTCATGCGCAGTTTAGGATTTGCGTGGGCGGGTATAGCATTTGGTGTGCAAAATGAGCGCCATATGCGCATTCATGTGCTGGTCGCTGCTTCCGTCATTCTGCTCGGTGCTTTTCTATCGCTTTCAGGTATGGAATGGGCACTGCTGCTGCTCACGATGGCACTCGTTATCGTAGCAGAAATGATCAATACTGCGGTGGAAAAGGTTGTGGATCTTGCAAGCCCGGAGCGCCATGCGCTCGCTAAGACGGCAAAGGATGTTGCTGCTGGCGCTGTACTGCTGGCAGCATGCTTTGCCGTCTTCATTGGTTTTATTATTCTTGGCCCGCCATTGTGGCAAGTAATAACGGCGGGAAGTCAGTAA
- a CDS encoding YqzL family protein, translated as MRNFSWKYFTLTGDVESYMLYKEMDQLGEADHPNALLGDDQQWASELEEASP; from the coding sequence TTGCGGAATTTTTCGTGGAAGTATTTTACATTGACCGGTGATGTGGAGTCCTATATGCTCTACAAGGAAATGGATCAGCTTGGAGAAGCGGATCATCCTAACGCTTTGCTCGGTGATGACCAGCAATGGGCATCCGAGCTAGAAGAAGCTTCTCCTTAG
- a CDS encoding LacI family DNA-binding transcriptional regulator, producing MVTIKDIAKLAGVSYSTVSKALNNDPLIKPATRQKVLEIAEKYQYRKNIMAQQLSSGKSNIIGFVLDELSNPLFSNISKNLHSELKSRGYQMILVIAGDGVDIFSQLRVDGCIFWEYMLDDREAFWKLVSSMPMPCFVLGADENPNSPYIKIDRKEGIFKAVEHLKAHGHERIGFIGNSQNIKIEGYKEALQRTGLEFCPESVLPAYSSWEDGYFAVRNYTFTSSSPTAFIGLNNLVTRGALRAFIEAGYQVPQDISLIGYDDLPDMQYAEVALTTIGPPLGELAVQAAELIVSLIRGEDVKYPVDIQPRLYLRNSVAACRERR from the coding sequence TTGGTTACTATAAAGGACATCGCCAAGCTTGCAGGAGTAAGCTACAGCACAGTTTCCAAGGCATTGAACAATGATCCGCTTATAAAACCGGCAACTAGACAGAAGGTGCTGGAGATCGCGGAAAAATATCAATACCGAAAAAATATTATGGCGCAGCAGCTTTCTTCGGGCAAAAGCAATATTATTGGCTTTGTTCTGGATGAACTCAGCAACCCGCTATTTTCCAATATCTCGAAAAATTTGCATAGCGAGCTGAAAAGCCGCGGCTATCAAATGATTTTGGTCATAGCGGGCGATGGAGTAGACATCTTTAGTCAGCTGCGAGTGGATGGTTGTATTTTTTGGGAGTATATGCTTGATGATCGGGAGGCGTTCTGGAAGCTCGTCTCCTCGATGCCAATGCCATGCTTCGTACTTGGCGCTGATGAAAATCCGAACTCACCTTATATTAAAATCGACCGCAAAGAAGGTATCTTCAAAGCGGTCGAGCATTTGAAAGCGCATGGACATGAGCGTATTGGGTTTATCGGCAATTCCCAGAACATTAAAATAGAAGGATATAAGGAAGCGCTGCAACGAACAGGGTTGGAATTTTGCCCAGAAAGCGTGCTTCCGGCTTATTCCTCTTGGGAAGATGGTTATTTTGCCGTACGCAACTATACGTTCACGAGCAGCTCGCCAACCGCATTCATCGGCCTCAACAACTTGGTTACACGCGGGGCGCTGCGTGCTTTCATTGAAGCGGGCTATCAAGTGCCTCAGGATATCTCCTTAATCGGTTACGATGATTTGCCGGATATGCAGTATGCCGAGGTCGCATTGACGACAATCGGCCCGCCGCTTGGCGAGCTGGCTGTTCAGGCGGCCGAGCTGATCGTTTCGCTTATACGGGGTGAAGACGTTAAATATCCGGTCGACATCCAGCCGAGGCTGTACTTGCGGAATTCGGTAGCGGCATGCAGGGAGCGAAGGTAG
- the glyQ gene encoding glycine--tRNA ligase subunit alpha, with protein MNFQSMILTLQQFWAEQNCILVQPYDVEKGAGTMNPMTFLRSIGPEPWNVAYVEPSRRPNDGRYGENPNRLYQHHQFQVILKPSPDNIQELYLESLTRLGIDPKDHDIRFVEDNWEAPTLGAWGLGWEVWLDGMEITQFTYFQQVGGLDASPVAVEITYGMERLASYIQDKENVFDLEWVDGVTYGDVFKQPEYEHSKYTFETSDTAMLFSLFNMYEEEAKKTMEHNLVFPAYDYVLKCSHAFNQLDARGAISVTERTGYIMRVRNLARQVAATYLEERERLGFPMLKERSEA; from the coding sequence ATGAACTTTCAAAGCATGATATTAACGCTGCAGCAGTTCTGGGCCGAGCAAAATTGTATTTTGGTTCAGCCTTACGATGTGGAAAAAGGCGCAGGCACAATGAATCCTATGACGTTTTTGCGCTCAATTGGGCCAGAGCCTTGGAACGTAGCTTATGTGGAGCCTTCACGTCGTCCAAACGATGGCCGTTATGGTGAAAATCCAAACAGGCTGTACCAGCATCACCAGTTTCAGGTGATTTTAAAGCCGTCGCCGGATAATATTCAGGAGCTTTATTTAGAAAGTCTTACTCGTCTCGGTATTGATCCGAAGGATCACGATATCCGTTTCGTTGAGGACAACTGGGAAGCGCCGACGCTTGGAGCTTGGGGACTTGGCTGGGAAGTATGGCTCGATGGCATGGAAATTACGCAGTTTACTTATTTCCAGCAAGTGGGCGGCCTTGATGCAAGCCCGGTAGCCGTGGAAATTACATACGGAATGGAGCGTCTTGCTTCCTATATACAGGACAAAGAAAATGTGTTTGATCTTGAGTGGGTGGATGGCGTAACGTATGGCGATGTGTTCAAGCAGCCGGAATATGAGCATTCTAAATATACGTTTGAGACATCTGATACGGCCATGCTGTTCTCTTTGTTTAATATGTACGAAGAAGAAGCGAAGAAGACAATGGAGCATAATCTCGTGTTCCCGGCTTATGACTATGTGCTGAAATGCTCACATGCGTTCAATCAGCTTGATGCCCGCGGCGCAATCAGCGTGACGGAACGGACGGGCTACATTATGCGCGTGAGAAATTTGGCACGCCAAGTGGCTGCGACTTATTTGGAAGAGCGCGAGCGCCTTGGATTCCCGATGCTGAAAGAAAGGAGCGAGGCGTAA